Proteins found in one Choloepus didactylus isolate mChoDid1 chromosome 25, mChoDid1.pri, whole genome shotgun sequence genomic segment:
- the ADGRL1 gene encoding LOW QUALITY PROTEIN: adhesion G protein-coupled receptor L1 (The sequence of the model RefSeq protein was modified relative to this genomic sequence to represent the inferred CDS: deleted 1 base in 1 codon), whose amino-acid sequence MARLAAVLWSLCVTAVLVTSATQGLSRAGLPFGLMRRELACEGYPIELRCPGSDVIMVENANYGRTDDKICDADPFQMENVQCYLPDAFKIMSQRCNNRTQCVVVAGSDAFPDPCPGTYKYLEVQYDCVPYKVEQKVFVCPGTLQKVLEPTSTHESEHQSGAWCKDPLQAGDRIYVMPWVPYRTDTLTEYASWEDYVAARHTTTYRLPSRVDGTGFAVYDGAVFYNKERTRNIVKYDLRTRIKSGETVISTANYHDTSPYRWGGKTDIDLAVDESGLWVIYATEGNSGRLVVSQLNPYTLRFEGTWETGYDKRSASNAFMVCGVLYVLRSVYVDDDSEAAGNRVDYAFNTNANREEPVGLAFPNPYQFVSSVDYNPRDNQLYVWNNYFVVRYGLEFGPPDPSAGPATSPPLSTTTTARPTPLTSTASPAATTPLRRAPLTTHPVGAINQLGLDLPPATAPAPSTRRPPAPNLHVSPELFCEPREVRRVQWPATQQGMLVERPCPKGTRGIASFQCLPALGLWNPRGPDLSNCTSPWVNQVAQKIKSGENAANIASELARHTRGSIYAGDVSSSVKLMEQLLDILDAQLQALRPIERESAGKNYNKMHKRERTCKDYIKAVVETVDNLLRPEALESWKDMNATEQVHTATMLLDVLEEGAFLLADNVREPARFLAAKQNVVLEVTVLSTEGQVQELVFPQEYPSENSIQLSANTIKQNSRNGVVKVVFILYNNLGLFLSTENATVKLAGEAGAGGASLVVNSQVIAASINKESSRVFLMDPVLFTVAHLEAKNHFNANCSFWNYSERSMLGYWSTQGCRLVESNKTHTTCACSHLTNFAVLMAHREIYQGRINELLLSVITWVGIVISLVCLAICISTFCFLRGLQTDRNTIHKNLCINLFLAELLFLVGIDKTQYEIACPIFAGLLHYFFLAAFSWLCLEGVHLYLLLVEVFESEYSRTKYYYLGGYCFPALVVGIAAAIDYRSYGTEKACWLRVDNYFIWSFIGPVSFVIVVNLVFLMVTLHKMIRSSSVLKPDSSRLDNIKSWALGAIALLFLLGLTWAFGLLFINKESVVMAYLFTTFNAFQGVFIFVFHCALQKKVHKEYSKCLRHSYCCIRSPPGGTHGSLKTSAMRTNPRYYTGTQSRIRRMWNDTVRKQTESSFMAGDINSTPTLNRGTMGNHLLTNPVLQPRGGTSPYNTLIAESVGFNPSSPPVFNSPGSYREPKHALGSRDACGMDTLPLNGNFNNSYSLRSGEFPPGDGGPEPPRGRNLADAAAFEKMIISELVHNNLRGGSVAKGPPPPEPPGPPVSGGGNEEEAGGPGGADRAEIELLYKALEEPLLLPRAQSVLYQSDLDESESCTAEDGATSRPLSSPPGRDSLYASGANLRDSPSYPDSSPEGPSEALPPPPPAPPGPPEIYYTSRPPALVARNPLQGYYQVRRPSHEGYLAAPGLEGPGPDGDGQMQLVTSL is encoded by the exons GTGTAACAACCGCACCCAGTGTGTGGTGGTGGCCGGCTCCGATGCCTTCCCGGACCCCTGTCCGGGGACCTACAAGTATCTGGAGGTGCAGTACGACTGTGTGCCCTACA AAGTGGAGCAGAAAG TCTTCGTGTGCCCGGGGACGCTGCAGAAGGTGCTGGAACCCACCTCGACGCACGAGTCGGAGCACCAGTCCGGGGCCTGGTGCAAGGACCCGCTGCAGGCCGGGGACCGCATCTACGTCATGCCCTGGGTCCCCTACCGCACCGACACGCTGACGGAGTACGCCTCGTGGGAGGACTACGTGGCCGCCCGCCACACCACCACCTACCGCCTGCCCAGCCGCGTGGACGGCACGGGCTTCGCGGTCTACGACGGCGCCGTCTTCTACAACAAGGAGCGCACGCGCAACATCGTCAAGTACGACCTGCGCACCCGCATCAAGAGCGGCGAGACGGTCATCAGCACGGCCAACTACCACGACACGTCGCCCTACCGCTGGGGCGGCAAGACGGACATCGACCTGGCGGTGGACGAGAGCGGGCTGTGGGTCATCTACGCCACCGAGGGCAACAGCGGGCGGCTGGTGGTGAGCCAGCTCAACCCCTACACGCTGCGCTTCGAGGGCACCTGGGAGACGGGCTACGACAAGCGCTCGGCCTCCAACGCCTTCATGGTGTGCGGCGTCCTCTACGTGCTGCGCTCCGTCTACGTGGACGACGACAGCGAGGCGGCCGGCAACCGCGTGGACTACGCCTTCAACACCAACGCCAACCGCGAGGAGCCCGTGGGCCTCGCCTTCCCCAACCCCTACCAGTTCGTCTCCTCCGTCGACTACAACCCCCGCGACAACCAGCTCTACGTCTGGAACAATTATTTTGTGGTGCGCTATGGCCTGGAGTTCGGGCCGCCCGACCCCAGCGCTG GCCCGGCCACCTCCCCACCTCTCAGCACGACCACCACAGCCCGGCCCACGCCGCTCACCAGCACGGCCTCACCTGCAGCCACCACCCCACTCCGCCGGGCCCCCCTCACCACACACCCTGTGGGTGCCATCAACCAGCTGGGACTCGACCTGCCTCCGGCCACAGCTCCAGCCCCCAGCACCCGACGGCCCCCGGCCCCCAATCTGCACGTGTCCCCCGAGCTCTTCTGTGAGCCCCGAGAGGTGCGGCGGGTCCAGTGGCCGGCCACCCAGCAGGGGATGCTGGTGGAGAGGCCCTGCCCCAAGGGGACGCGAG GAATCGCCTCCTTCCAGTGTCTGCCGGCCCTGGGGCTCTGGAACCCCCGGGGCCCCGACCTCAGCAACTGCACGTCCCCCTGGGTCAACCAGGTGGCCCAGAAG ATCAAGAGTGGGGAGAACGCCGCCAACATCGCCAGCGAGCTCGCCCGCCACACCCGGGGCTCCATATACGCAGGCGACGTCTCCTCCTCCGTGAAGCTGATGGAGCAGCTGCTGGACATCCTGGACGCCCAGCTGCAGGCCCTGCGGCCCATCGAGCGCGAGTCGGCGGGCAAGAACTACAACAAG ATGcacaagagagagagaacctgCAAGGATTACATCAAG GCCGTGGTGGAGACAGTGGACAACCTGCTGCGGCCGGAGGCCCTGGAGTCTTGGAAGGACATGAATGCCACGGAGCAGGTGCACACAGCCACCATGCTGCTGGACGTGCTGGAGGAGGGGGCCTTCCTGCTGGCCGACAACGTCCGGGAGCCTGCCCGCTTCCTGGCCGCCAAGCAGAATGTGG TGCTGGAGGTGACAGTCCTGAGCACGGAGGGCCAGGTGCAGGAGCTGGTGTTCCCCCAGGAGTACCCCAGCGAGAACTCCATCCAGCTCTCCGCCAACACCATCAAGCAGAACAGCCGCAATG GGGTGGTCAAAGTCGTCTTCATCCTCTACAACAACCTGGGCCTCTTTCTGTCCACGGAGAATGCCACGGTGAAGCTGGCGGGTGAGGCGGGTGCCGGCGGTGCCTCCCTGGTGGTCAACTCGCAGGTCATCGCGGCCTCCATCAATAAGGAGTCCAGTCGCGTCTTCCTCATGGACCCCGTCCTCTTCACTGTGGCCCACCTGGAG GCCAAGAACCACTTCAATGCCAactgctccttctggaactacTCAGAGCGCTCCATGCTAGGCTACTGGTCAACCCAGGGCTGCCGCCTGGTGGAGTCCAACAAGACCCACACCACGTGCGCCTGCAGCCACCTCACCAACTTTGCCGTGCTCATGGCCCACCGCGAGATC TACCAAGGCCGCATCAACGAGCTCCTGCTGTCAGTCATCACCTGGGTGGGCATCGTCATCTCCCTGGTCTGCCTGGCCATCTGCATCTCCACCTTCTGCTTCCTGCGGGGGCTGCAGACCGACCGGAACACCATCCACAAGAACCTCTGCATCAACCTCTTCCTGGCCGAGCTGCTCTTCCTGGTCGGGATTGACAAGACGCAGTACGAG atTGCCTGTCCCATTTTCGCCGGCCTGCTGCATTACTTCTTCCTGGCCGCCTTCTCCTGGCTGTGCCTGGAGGGTGTGCACCTCTACCTGCTGCTGGTGGAGGTGTTCGAAAGCGAGTACTCCCGCACCAAGTACTACTACCTGGGCGGCTACTGCTTCCCGGCGCTGGTGGTGGGCATCGCGGCCGCCATCGACTACCGCAGCTACGGCACCGAGAAGGC TTGTTGGCTCCGAGTGGACAACTACTTCATCTGGAGCTTCATCGGCCCTGTCTCTTTTGTCATTGTG gtcAACCTGGTGTTTCTCATGGTGACCCTGCACAAGATGATCCGCAGCTCCTCTGTGCTCAAACCCGACTCCAGCCGCCTCGACAATATCAA GTCCTGGGCCCTGGGGGCCATCGCGCTGCTCTTCCTGCTGGGCCTCACTTGGGCCTTCGGCCTCCTCTTCATCAACAAGGAGTCTGTGGTCATGGCGTACCTCTTCACCACCTTCAACGCCTTCCAGGGGGTCTTCATCTTCGTCTTTCACTGCGCCTTACAGAAGAAG GTGCACAAGGAGTACAGCAAGTGCCTGCGCCACTCCTACTGCTGCATCCGCTCCCCGCCAGGGGGCACGCACGGCTCGCTCAAGACCTCAGCCATGCGGACCAACCCCCGCTACTACACTGGGACTCAG AGCCGGATCCGGAGGATGTGGAACGACACGGTGCGTAAGCAGACGGAGTCCTCCTTCATGGCGGGTGACATCAACAGCACCCCGACCCTGAACCGAG GCACCATGGGGAACCACCTGCTGACCAACCCTGTCCTGCAGCCCCGGGGCGGCACCAGCCCCTACAACACCCTCATCGCCGAGTCAGTGGGCTTCAACCCCTCCTCGCCCCCCGTCTTCAACTCCCCAG GAAGCTACCGGGAACCCA AGCACGCCCTGGGCAGCCGGGACGCCTGCGGCATGGACACGCTGCCCCTTAACGGCAACTTCAACAACAGCTACTCCTTGCGAAGCGGGGAGTTCCCCCCGGGAGATGGGGGCCCCGAGCCACCCCGAGGCCGGAACCTGGCGGACGCGGCCGCCTTTGAGAAGATGATCATCTCGGAGTTGGTGCACAACAACCTGCGCGGGGGCAGTGTGGCCAAGGGC CCCCCGCCGCCCGAGCCCCCAGGGCCGCCTGTGTCGGGGGGTGGCAACGAGGAGGAGGCCGGCGGGCCCGGGGGTGCCGACCGGGCAGAGATCGAACTTCTCTACAAGGCCCTGGAGGAGCCGCTGCTGCTGCCTCGGGCCCAGTCGGTGCTGTACCAGAGCGACCTGGACGAGTCAGAGAGCTGCACGGCGGAGGACGGGGCCACCAGCCgacccctctcctcccctcccggCCGGGACTCGCTCTATGCCAGCGGCGCCAACCTGCGGGACTCACCCTCCTACCCGGACAGCAGCCCAGAGGGGCCCAGCGAggccctgcccccgcccccgcctGCGCCCCCTGGACCCCCGGAAATCTACTACACCTCTCGCCCACCGGCCCTGGTGGCCCGGAACCCCCTGCAGGGCTACTACCAGGTGCGGCGGCCCAGCCACGAGGGCTACCTGGCAGCCCCGGGCCTGGAGGGGCCAGGGCCCGATGGGGACGGGCAGATGCAGCTGGTCACCAGCCTCTGA